TGAGCGCCGCGGCCCTCGACCATTGCCGACCGCGCCAGAAGGCCAACACGATTGCGATGAGCCAGATCGCCGCAACAGCGGCGAGCACAGTCAAGGCGATTGCTGAATCGTACCGGTCAGGCCGCACGGTGAAGAGATCGACGACGAGCGTTCCGACAACCACCACGAGGGCGGTCGCCTCGAGCCCAATCAGCGTTGCCGTCGCGAACACGGCACGTGATCGCCTACTCGATTCTGGTGACGCGGCGGTGTCGAATTGGTTACTCACAGAAATATCCCATACAAAACTATTGATCGATTCTGGTGGATATGCGACCATTGTCCAGGCCGAGTTTTTCGTTCACAGGGTTGTGAGCAGGCCCCAATCGGTGGGCCTCCCCCTCGACTCGGCCATTCCCTACGGTCCAGTGAGACCAATTCTCGCATGAAATAAGGAGCATACCCATGGACTGGCGCGACAAGGCCGCCTGCCTCACAGCTGACCCGGAGCTATTCTTCCCGGTAGGTAACACTGGTCCGGCCGTCGACCAGATCGAGAAGGCAAAGGCCGTGTGCGCCACATGCACCGTCACCGAGGTGTGCCTTCAATATGCCCTTGAGACAAGTCAGGATTCCGGCGTCTGGGGCGGACTCAGTGAAGACGAGCGTCGGGCTCTCAAGCGTCGGGCCGCACGCGCCCGCCGTGCCTCCTAGCAAACCCCTGTGAAGCGGGGCCGGTGCTGAACACAGCATCCGGCCCCGCTTCTGCGTGGCGGCGCGTTCAGCTCGTGATGAACCGCAGAGGCACCTCAATGGTGACCTCGGTGCCCTCGCCGACGACAGTGTGCCAGTCGATCGTGCCGCTCAGCTCACCTTGAATCAGCGTGCGGACAATCTGCGTGCCGAGCCCTTGACCCACGCGTCCCTCGGGAAGTCCTGTTCCGTTATCGCGCACCGTCACCGAGAGTATCTCTTCGGTACGTTCCGCCTGGATCTCGACCTCGCCCGAGCGACCGGCGAGCCCGTGCTCCACAGCATTTGTGACCAGCTCCGTCAACGCGAGCGCGAGCGGTGTCGCATACTCGCTCGGGAGCACGCCGAAGTTACCCGATTTCGTCGGCCTCACAGTCGTGTTGTGCGCGGAAGCCACTTCGGCGATCAGCATGAGCACCCGCTCGAAGAC
The Paramicrobacterium chengjingii DNA segment above includes these coding regions:
- a CDS encoding WhiB family transcriptional regulator, which encodes MDWRDKAACLTADPELFFPVGNTGPAVDQIEKAKAVCATCTVTEVCLQYALETSQDSGVWGGLSEDERRALKRRAARARRAS